Below is a window of Herpetosiphonaceae bacterium DNA.
CAGCAGCAGCAGCGCGGCGGGCGCGTTGATCGTCATCGAGGTCGATACTTTGTCGAGCGGAATGCCGTCGAAGAGCTGCGCCATATCCTCGACGGTGTCGATCGCCACGCCCACCTTCCCGACCTCGCCCTCGGCGCGCGGATCGTCGGAGTCGAGGCCGAGCTGTGTCGGCAGATCGAACGCAGTAGATAATCCGGTCTGGCCCTGGCTCAGCAGGTAGCGGAAGCGCTCGTTCGTCTCGCGCGCGGACGAAAAACCGGCATATTGGCGCATCGTCCAGAGCCGCCCGCGATACATGGTTGGATAGATTCCACGGGTAAATGGAAATTGGCCGGGATCGGGCGGCGCTGCCTGCACGTCGTCAGGCCGATAGACCGGCTTAAGCTCCATCTCCGTCGATCGCTCAGTACTCTTAGACATGCTCTCCTCCAGCGTGGCTACCGATGCGGCGTCTGCGGCAGCTCAACCAGTTCGATCAGCACACCCATCGTCGATTTTGGATGCAGAAATGCAGCACAGGTATCATGGATGCCTGGCCGTCCATGCTGATCGATCAGCCGCACACCCGTATCCTCCAGAGCACGGAGCGCTGGCTCAACCTCGGCGACCTCATAGGCGATATGATGGATGCCCTCGCCCTTTTCTCTGAGATACTTCGCAAACGCCGCCTCCTCGGAGGTGGGCGTAATAAACTCCAGCAACGTATCGCCGATGTGACACACGGCAACATTCATATGGCGCTCCGGCAGGCTGATCCGCTCCCACTCCGTCACGCCAAACCGATCGCGGTACATTGCGATCGCGGCTTCGAGATCGCGGACGGCGATGCCGATATGATTAATTCGCTTCAGCATAGCTGCTTCCTCCAATGTTTGGAGCCGATCGCGGGATACCGAATTCATAGCAGGATAGCCTGGTGTCCGCGTTGCCAGCACAGCTACATCGCGTCATACCTGGGCTATTCTAACACGCTCCTGCAAACCTACTACGCCGCTCCCATGCACGCGCAGACCTCAGCGAGCGCGGCCATGCAAGAGCGCGTCGCACGATGAGCGGAAAAAGAGACGGATGTCGATCTGCATTCGGTACATGCCATACATCATAGGCAACGTGCGCGGCTGCATCGTGAACAGTTATTCACGGTAAGCCCCTCATCCTT
It encodes the following:
- the mce gene encoding methylmalonyl-CoA epimerase, with the protein product MLKRINHIGIAVRDLEAAIAMYRDRFGVTEWERISLPERHMNVAVCHIGDTLLEFITPTSEEAAFAKYLREKGEGIHHIAYEVAEVEPALRALEDTGVRLIDQHGRPGIHDTCAAFLHPKSTMGVLIELVELPQTPHR